The following nucleotide sequence is from Zea mays cultivar B73 chromosome 1, Zm-B73-REFERENCE-NAM-5.0, whole genome shotgun sequence.
CTatgtctggcgaccatccattgagtttgtgggtAGAAATGtcaggttgcctgacatcactctgtcggctttcctcccagggatgtttgaggtgtgtgctaggtgtcctattaatgtcaccagctcctgccctatacctctcaggctctcttgtggccgaacagtattcagccctatgtccatgaggtggtatggtatgattataatgtgttgttggtggggcaccataatgttgctgcgatgaatgtgggaactgtgcgtattgcgcagctctcggctctgtgtatgcatatccggacggtccggcgtaagaggtcggatggtccgtgacctggccaaatggttcgaaggtatatccggattgtccagccgtatatggtgctGCGTGGGTAGTCTTgtacccagaccgtctgtcgtaaagaactggacggtccgcgatcgggccgaatggtccagggctgtacccggacggatcggccatatatggcgcgacttgggcagtctgcgcatggactcgtgtagagtcggatggtccagcataatacgtcggccggttcatgccatatccggacggtccggcgtaagacggcggacggtccgcaacatatccggacggtccggcgtgatgtaccggacggtccgtgatggggtcgaagtgttcagggttgtaccctgatggtccggtcatgtacggtgcgacctgagtgttttgtgtgcgggcctgcatctggtcggacggtccggcgaaatacgccggacggtccgcggtataaccggactgtctgagatgatgctcggacggtcTGGTCGCATCCAGTACTtgccgcgtgcctagtggttgcggctgtgatTGTGACACGAAAGtgtgcatcggcataccatatgatggctgggtcaagggtgacccatttatagccgatgtgtttgacgcGAGTGGTtctgtattagactctcgcgatggaaagctaggagcagctgatttctcgtgtgcatgtaaatgcattttaatagattcatctacatattgctttaactgatctcctcgttgatccatgaaagtcgtaagagatagatctggagtacttacagcgggaccctgaagtggaggcaggagagattccatatcgatctccccttgacggacgaacttctggtggcgatctaccgtgaagtgtgacaagtacttgtccgccgcctccttgcgccgttcggagagtttatgcagcagttccgcctcttccttgtcgcgttgtttgttccattgccgcatcacctccttctcatcgcgcattacgaggtcttcaaagggcctttggtcatcagccaggagcgcctccatggccggcttgatgatgttggtggtggatatcttggtgtgatccttagaaccggtcatctatgggccgatttttagcaggtctagacacctaatccccagcggagtcaccaaaaagtatgttgacacctttttggaggcgccaatcactcaaaagaaccagcggcggtgctctctagtcaggcgcggacggtccgcgacatagagccggacggtccgcgacctggcgcgaggcggcggtgctccctggtcagacgcggacggtccgcggcacagggccagacggtccgcgacctggtgcaggagctaggatctcctgcctgacggccggacagtccgtgccctagggtcggacggtccgcgcgtgcgcaggggcggcggaagatcgtcggcggcgcctggatctcgctcccgggagggaccccgtcgggaggagagatcctaggagtcgtctaggctcgggcagaccgacctagactcctctagtcgacgtagagtcgaggagaggcagagaatttgaggattggaatactaaactagggctaaactagaactagactagaactactcctaattgtgctgaaaataaatgcgagatagaagtggtattggttcgattgttgggggttcaatcggtcgtagcccttcatctatataaagggggaggtatggatccgcttcaaactgatttccgagttaatcccgcggttttaggtaacaaatcccgcgagaaactaggaaccctaactgactctgcgcacgcgcggaccatccgcgccaccaccgcggactgtccggaccgcggaccgtccggcctcgagGCCAGACCGTCCGCACTGCTCTTTTTAGAGCTCAACAGGACCAGATTAACATACCCACACATGTTAAGGACCGAAATTGCACTTTACTCTTACGGGGCGTTttgatcccttcattttagaggaattggaattcactcaataaagtaacttatttagtttgaaatttgacattccaccactttccaaaattcagatataagcctatctcaaattcatggcgtGAAGGACGGGAAATAATTTTATACATTAGTAGAATTTATTTCTACTCTATAACTTATATGGCACTCTCTGTCTCACttttctatagtaaaaatgtatcacataaatatctccgacatcttgcaaataataatatacaaatatagttGACATAAAAcataattagcttaattgatatatgcctaaattactattattagaatgaaattcaattccaatgatccaaacaggACGTTAAAAACTATGAAACCAAACATGTATTTTAGTACCATGGTTTTATCTTGTCGGTTAAAACCATGGTAATATCAAAAACAATTTTAAATCACGGTGGTTTTGAAAAACTTTATTGCCAAATATGTTCTAGGAATTTCACTCTAAACAATCCAATCTATCTCAAATTGGCACAATCATATAAACCCTAGAACGAGATTTTGATCGGACACCCGGCTGCGGGGCCGGCCCTCCGCCTAAACCCCCGCCGCCGTCCTTCCGACCGCCATGCTTCTCCCCCTATGCTCCATCCCACCACCCACCTCCGCCGCCTCACCAGTAAATCCTCCCGCTCCACGACAACGACCACCGGCCGCCACTCCCTCTCGTATCCCTCCGTCTCCTCGTCAACATCCGACGACGAATCCCCGCTCGCCGCGGAGCTCTTCCCCACCGCCGGCGCACCCACACTCCTCTCCGTCGCACGCTCCCTCGCCGTCGCCTCCCCGGCCCCTTCCGCCGCAGCTGTCCTCAACTTCCTCCGGCGCCTGCCCCACGACGCCTCCCCACACGTCTTCCCCCACCTCATCGCCGCCCTCGCTCGCTCGCCCCTCCCAATCCTCGCGCTCCGCCTCTTCCTGTCCCCACCCACCTCAGCCGCCACCACCCACCACTGCTTCAACTCCTCGCTCCTTCGGTTTTCCCTCCCGCAGCATCTCCTACCAGCCTTCTTTGCCCACTCCCTGCGCCGCTTCTCCGGCCTCACCCCCACTCTGCTCTCCTTCAACCTCCTCCTTAAGTGCATCTGTTCCTCTGGTTCCAAGGAGCAGAGGCCTGTATCTTCCAATTGCGTTGCAAATCCTCCACGATGTCATTCCGGCTTGGAATCTTACGCCAGATAAGTTCACCTACTCCACTATCGTGTCGGCCCTGGCTGATGCAGGGCGTGTGGACGACGCGTTGGCGCTGGTTCATGAAATGGTGGTTGATGGCATTTTGGCGGCAGAGGCATTTAACCCGGTGCTCAAGGCGATGCTGCGTACAGGTGATGTGAATGGGGCGGCCAAGCTGTTTCGGTTTATGCAGCTGAAGGGTTGCACACTGACGGAATCAACATACAATGTGCTGCTGCATGGTTTATTATTGTGTGGGCGGGCGAGGGACGCAGCGGGCATGATGAGAAGAATGGAGAGTGAGGGGATGCCGCCAGGGTTGATGACTTACGGGGCAGTAGTGGATGGACTGCTGAAGTGTGGGAGAATGGAGGATGCATGGAAGGTGTCTGAGGAAATGGGAAGGAAGGGGCTTACACCTAGTGATTTTGTGTTTTCCTCTGTGATCACCGGTTTTTGCAAGTCAGGTGAGGTTGACAGGGCATTGAAGGTGTGGGAGACAATGGTGGCTGCCAAGGTAAACCCAAACACTGTTTTGTATTCAGCAATGATTGATGGCCTGGCCCGTTGTGGGAGGATGACTGAAGCTAAAATGTTATTTGGAGATATGGTTGATGCAAAATGtttaccaaatgtcatgacatatAGCTCAATTATTTATGGATATTTTTTCATTGGTGACTCATCGTGTGCTCTCTCTACATGGGAGGAGATGGAAAAGGTTGGTTGTGTGCCAAATGCCATTAGTTACAGCATATTGATCAATGCGTTATGCAATGTAGGGAGATTAAAAGATGCTATGATGGTTTGGAAAAACATGCTTGGTCGTGGCTGTGTGCCTGATACAATTGCTTATACTTCAATGGTCAAGGGGTTATGCATGTCTGGAATGGTAGATGGTGGTGTCCGTTTATTTAATGACATGTTGGCAAAGGGTGATGCCAGGCCAGATGCCATCAGTTATAATATTCTATTGGATGGGCTGATACGCACAAACAACCTTCCTCGGGCAATGGACTTGCTTAACCAGATGCTTGATCAACTGTGTGATCCAGACACAGTAACATGCAACATTTTCTTGCGGGAGATTGGGGTCGTAGAGGGGAAAGGGAGATAATTTTTAGAGGGATTGGTCGTGAGGCTATGCTGTAGAGACAGATATAGGGCAGCAGGAGATGTTGTGATGGCCATGCTGGCTAAGTACATTGTGCCAGAGGCTGCCATTTGGTAATACTGTAGTGAAAGGAGTTTGTCAGACAAATAGAATTCAGAAAGTGGTTGACAATTGTTGGACTGAGATTTGGAGGCCTTGAAGGTTATTTATATTTGTTCAATACATCGATGGGCACATGTTGGAGTCATTTTTATACTCGATCTGTTGTAAGTTGTAGCACTAATCTTTTCATTCATAACAAAGTTTTTTTTGTTAAATAAAGTGAATCCCAATAGAAAATGATGTTTTCTCTAAAGACAGCGACTGCGACTGTTCTTTGGTCATACTTAACACGTTTTCTATGTTTATTATTAGGGAAATTTGGatgttgttgggaccatgcttcgtcgccgaaggtcctgcaggaggaaatagcttcggctaaagctgcttatacatgatgaccgaagctaccactcgTGAAGCTTCGGCGTtataacatatccgaagatgaagtatcgaaccgacttaaagatagaatgaccttttagtccataagggtctgagtcattgttgtaaacttttataaggggtatgattgtaatttttTACGGGATGTgtcctgtgcttataaatagttaacagtattcctttactgttcacggattcctgtaattgcaaacacatTGTGTGATGTACGGAAATACGTACACACGTCGGCACAGGGCACGCGACGTGCGGCGCGCGGCTGAGCGCGCAGGACGCCTGATCCAGCAGGCAGTGCCTGATCCAGCAGGCAGCCAGGCCTAGCGGCTAGATCTGGAAAGAATAAAAGTGATTGATGGCCTTCCTATTAGTCCGGGCTAGATTTAGAAGGAATAGGAGTGATCTGTGATTGATGGCTTTCCTTTATTAGTCCGGGCTAGATTTAGAAGGGAATAAGAGTGATTAGTGATTGATGGCTTTCCTTTAATAATCTGGGATAGATTTAGAAGGGAATAAGAGTGATTAGTGGCTTCCTTTAGTAGCCCTGGCCTATGGCCTTATATACCCCCTGTAAGCACCCATGATGAGGACAAGAAAGTTTTATCTCAGTCTCCTACCTCTCTCTACTCGGCAACAGGGGGCATAACCCGTTGACGAAGACCGCCGTTCCTGGGGGCATAACCCGGTCGGCAACACGGACGGCGGCTACGACCTTCGGAGCCGCGGTCCTCCTACCCTCGGGCCCGAcgcccttgacaacctggtatcaggAAGTCGGCGATCCCCAACCACCACCCCCAGCCCTTcagccgcaccaccaccaccagccccCACCTCCCCGTCCACCGCTACGTCCAGGTTCATCACCATGGGTGACGGCGCTCAACCCTCCATGGCCGACGTCATGCAGATGCTCCAGACCCTGTCCACCAACATGTCCAAGATGCAGTCCGACATGGTGATCATGCAGGAGAAGGTCGCCTCCGCGACCGACTACGGTGGCCACCAAGATGGGCAGCCCCGCACGGATCACCCGCCGAAGTTCCAGAGGATGGAGTTCCCGCGCTATGACGGCAAGTCCGACCCGCTgatcttcatcaacaagtgcgagTCGTACTTTCGACATCAACGCACCATGCCAGAGGAAAAGGTATGGATGGCATCTTACAACATGGACGACGTGGCCCAGCTGTGGTTCCTCCAACTCCAGGAGGATGAGGGCACGCCGCCCTGGGGtcgcttcaaggaactcctcaacCTCCGGTTCGGACCAGCGCTGAGATCAGCGCCGCTGTTCGAGCTGACGGAGTGTCGACGCACGGGATCGGTGGAAGAATATTCCAACCGCTTCCAGGCCCTTCTTTCGCGTGCTGGCCGGCTGCAGGAAAGCCAGCGCGTACAACTGTACACAGGGGGGCTGCTGCCGCCGCTGAGCCATCAGGTCCGCGTTCACGCGCCGGAGTCCCTGGCCGCAGCCATGAGCCTGGCCAGGATGCTGGAACTGGTGGAGCTAGACCGGCTCAACCCCCTACTCGGTCGGGCGGCCCCGCGCGCGGCCCTGCCCGCTCTACCTACGCGGCCAGCGCTGCCAGCGGCCGGCGCGCCTCCGGTGCTTCCCGTACCGGTTCCCCCAGCACAGCAGCTGGCCCTCCCGGCGCCTCCTCCACGCGGCGCGGCTGGGGCTGCCAAGCGCCTTACGACGGAGGAGCAGGCGGAACGTCGTCGTCTTGGCTTGTGTTACAACTGTAATGAGCCGTACTCCCGCAGGCACAATCGGGTGTGTCGCCGCGTCTTCTACATTGACGGCTTCGAGCTGGAGGACGCTGCCCAGGAGGCTGACGCCGTCGACACCTCCGCACCATTGTTCTCCCTTCGCGCTGTGGCTGGTATGCCCATTTGTGACTCCATGCAGGTGCGCGTGCAAGTGGGCGCCGTGACGCTGACCGCCCTGCTGGACACTGGCTCCACGCATAACTTCATCGCCGAGGCCGCAGCGTCACGCACGGGGCTTGCTGTCCAGACCAGCCCACGCCTCACGGCCACCGTGGCGAATGGCGAGCACATCGCCTGCCCGGGTGTTTTCCGTCAGGCCCCGATCACCATCGCAGGCGAGGACTTTTGCGTCGACCTCTATGTGATGCCACTGGCCGGCTACGACGTCGTCCTCGGCACCCAGTGGATGGTCACGCTAGGCAAGATGGTGTGGGACTTCACCACGCGCACCGTGGCCTTCACACGCCATGGCCGCCCCATCTGCTGGGAGGACGTGGCCGCCCGGCGCACACCGCGCCTCGACAGCATCACGGCGCCCGAAGCCCTGCTGGAGGAGCTGCTGACCACGTTCGATGGCCTCTTCGCCGAGCCCGCGGGCCTGCCACCGCCGCGGGCGCGTGACCACAGCATCGTACTCAAGTCGGGCACACTGCCGGTAGCGGTCCGGCCGTACCGTTACCCGGCGGCCCACAAAGACGAGTTGGAGCGACAATGTGCAGCAATGATCGCACAAGGCATCGTGCGTCGCAGCGACTCCGCGTTCTCGTCCCCGGTCCTCCTCGTCAAGAAGCCGGACGGATCGTGGCGTTTCTGCGTCGACTACCGGGCGCTTAACGCGCTCACGATCAAGGACGCATTCCCTATCCCAGTTGTCGACGAGCTGCTGGACGAGCTCCACGGGGCATGCTTCTTCACCAAGCTCGACTTGCGCTCCGGGTACCACCAGGTCCGCATGCGGCCGACTGACGTGCAcaagacggcgttccgcacacatgACGGCCTCTACGAGTTCCTGGTCATGGCGTTCGGGTTGTGCAACGCTCCCACCACATTCCAGGCCATGATGAACGACGTCCTGCGCCCCTTCCTCCGCCGCTTCGTGCTGGTATTTTTTGACGACATTTTGATTTACAGCCGCACATGGGCGGACCACCTTCATCACCTGCGCGCTGTCTTCGGCGCGCTTCAGCAGCACCAGCTCTTCGTCAAGCGCTCTAAGTGCGCTTTCGCGGCCTCCTCCGTCGCGTACCTGGGACATGTCGTCTCGGCGGCCGGAGTCGCCATGGACCCCGCCAAGGTGCAGGCGGTGCGCGACTGGCAGCAGCCGCGGTCGGCCCGCGCGGTTCGCGGTTTCCTCGGTCTTGCCGGGTACTACCGGAAATTCGTGCACAACTATGGCACAATCGCCGCGCCGCTGACCGCCCTGCTCAAGAAGGACGGGTTCCTGTGGTCGGACGAGACGGCGGCTGCCTTCGCCGCTCTGAAGGAGGCGGTCACGTCGGCCCCGGTACTCGCCATGCCGGACTTCTCCAAGACGTTCGTCGTCGAATGCGACGCTTCGTCCCACGGCTTCGGGGCGGTGCTGGTCCAGGACAGCCACCCCATGGCCTTCTTCAGTCGGCCCGTGGCGCCTCGTCACCGCGCCCTAGCCGCCTATGAGCGGGAGCTGATCGGCCTCGTCCAGGCAATCCGCCATTGGAGGCCCTACCTTTGGGGGCGCCGATTCGAAGTCAAGACCGATCACTACAGCCTCAAGTACTTGCTGGATCAGAGGCTGTCCACCATACCACAACACCACTGGGTGGGCAAACTTCTCGGCTTCGACTTCTCCGTCGAGTACAAGCCGGGACATACCAATGCCGTCGCGGACGCGCTCTCACGCCGCGACACACCGGAGGAGGgcttggtgctggccttgtccggACCACGCTTCGACTTCATAGATCGGCTCCGTCAGGCACACACCGTCGACCCCACGCTCGCGGCCCTCCAGCACGACATCAGCAGCGGCGCCAGGTCACGGCCCTGGGCGCTAACCGACGGCCTCGTCCACTATGCGGGCCGGCTGTACATTCCGCCCGCCTCCCCGCTGCTCCAGGAGATCTTGGTGGCGGTCCACGAGGAAGGCCATGAGGGCGTACAGCGCACCCTGCACCGACTCCGGCGCGACTTCCATTTTTCTCACATGAAACGTGTGGTGCAGGA
It contains:
- the LOC118476028 gene encoding uncharacterized protein, whose amino-acid sequence is MLHPTTHLRRLTSKSSRSTTTTTGRHSLSYPSVSSSTSDDESPLAAELFPTAGAPTLLSVARSLAVASPAPSAAAVLNFLRRLPHDASPHVFPHLIAALARSPLPILALRLFLSPPTSAATTHHCFNSSLLRFSLPQHLLPAFFAHSLRRFSGLTPTLLSFNLLLKCICSSGSKEQRPVSSNCVANPPRCHSGLESYAR